From the Hevea brasiliensis isolate MT/VB/25A 57/8 chromosome 15, ASM3005281v1, whole genome shotgun sequence genome, one window contains:
- the LOC110671240 gene encoding non-specific lipid transfer protein GPI-anchored 6 has product MGSRNLAVAIGFGFLLLGFAVSDTQQDKTECASQLVGLSTCLPYVGGTAKAPTLDCCAGLKQVLEKSRKCLCLLIKDRDDPTIGVKINATLAATLPSACNAPANVTQCIDILHLSPNSPDAKIFAGFANITKGSNSTVASGNSTGSGSSAEEKSGRGMGKRSRWVGVEMICGVLLWALTAFGI; this is encoded by the exons ATGGGTTCAAGAAATTTGGCTGTGGCAATTGGGTTTGGGTTTTTGCTACTTGGATTTGCAGTCTCAGACACACAGCAAGATAAAACAGAATGTGCAAGCCAACTTGTGGGTCTGTCGACTTGTCTTCCTTATGTTGGTGGAACTGCTAAAGCTCCAACCTTGGATTGCTGCGCTGGGCTTAAGCAAGTGCTAGAGAAAAGCAGAAAATGCCTTTGTCTTCTAATTAAAGATCGTGATGATCCAACTATTGGTGTCAAAATCAATGCTACTCTTGCTGCTACTCTTCCTAGTGCCTGTAACGCCCCTGCTAATGTCACACAATGCATCG ATATTCTGCACTTGTCTCCAAACTCGCCAGATGCCAAGATATTTGCAGGATTTGCCAACATCACCAAAGGAAGCAACAGTACTGTTGCAAGTG GGAATTCTACTGGAAGTGGATCAAGTGCAGAGGAGAAAAGCGGTAGAGGAATGGGAAAGAGATCTAGATGGGTTGGAGTTGAGATGATTTGTGGGGTTTTGCTATGGGCTTTGACAGCTTTTGGCATCTGA